The genomic region CAAACTGCCGCGTGAAAGGACCCAGCACCTCGTGGTTGCTAACCACGGCCAGAATCTCAGCGTTCAGCTCCCCAAAGGCGTGGCGCACCAGCAACTCGCCCAGGCAATGGTACTCACGGGTAGCCAGCAGCACAATGCGCTTCGGCCGATTATCGGACAAGCGCAATACCGCCGCGGGTGGCAGCACGGCGCGCAACTCCCGTTGCAACGTCTCGGCCTCGAAAGTGCCAGCCACCTCCGTCCGCATAAAAAAGTGGTTGTCGTGGCGCTCCACAAACTCGCCGTTGCGCACGATGTTGAGGCCATGCTGAAACAGCACACCGGTAATCTTATGCACCAGGCCCGGCGCATCCGGGCAATGAATCAGTAGGGTAGTGGCCATGGCAGGGGTAGGGTAGCGCCGCAAGAATACATAAACCGGCTAAGAAATATGAGATAGTGAGTGGTATGTAAAGGATACAGATGTCATCCTGAGTGCAGCGAAGGACCTTCTCACGCATGAACGACAAGCGTATCAACGACTCGTTCATGCGTGAGAAGGTCCTTCGCTCCGCTCAGGATGACAGACGCTTTTGCTATTCACCACTTCACAAACTCACAACTTCACCACTCACCTAACCCAAACCTGCTGCCTGCCGTTTGAAGAGCTATGAACGAAGAAAACAAACTCAGCCGTCGGCAGATAATCAGCGGATTAGGCGCCAGTCTGGCCGTGGCCGCCGTGGCACCGGTGCTATCGGCCGAAGGAGCCACCGCTTCTGCCAGTGCTGCTTCCATACCGCTTAAAGATCCTACCTCTGCCTACCCCAAGCCTCCTTTTAAGGTGCAGGAGCAACCCTGGCCGGCACTGGCCAGCAAGATGGAGCCGCGCCCCGACCACGGCGAAACCAGCTACAAAGGCTCGGGCCGCCTGAAGGGCCGCAAAGCCCTTATCACGGGTGGCGACTCCGGTATGGGCCGCGCCGCCGCTATTGCCTACGCCCGCGAAGGTGCCGATGTGGCCATCAACTACCTACCCGCCGAGGAGCCCGACGCCAAGGAGGTAGTAGCCCTCATCAAAGCGGCCGGGCAGAAAGCCGTGGCCATTCCTGGCGACCTGCGCGACGAGGCCTTTTGCAAGAAGCTGGTAGACGACGCCGTGCGTCAGCTTGGCGGGCTGGATATCCTGGTCAGCAACGCGGCCCGGCAGCAAAGCAACGAGTCGATTGCGGACATCACCACCGAGCAGTTCGACTGGACCATCAAAACCAACATCTACGCGCCGTTTTGGCTGATGAAGGCGGCCCTACCTCACCTCAAGCCGGGGTCGGCCATCATTGCCACTACCTCGGTACAGGCTACCGACCCCTCGGCCAACCTCTTCGACTATGCGCTGACCAAAGCCGCCGACACCAGCATGGTTCGCTCGCTGGCCAAGCAGCTCGGCCCGAAGGGTATTCGGGTGAATGGGGTAGCCCCCGGCCCCGTCTGGACGCCATTACAGGCGGCTAAAGGCGGCAGCACCCCGGAAAAGCAGCGGAACTTCGGTGGCGATACACCGCTGGGCCGGCCCGGCCAGCCCGCCGAGCTGGCCGGCATCTACGTGCTGCTCGCCGACCCGCTGGCCACCTACGCCAACGGTCAGATTTATGGCTCGGCCGGCGGCGGTGG from Hymenobacter aerilatus harbors:
- a CDS encoding SDR family oxidoreductase, which translates into the protein MNEENKLSRRQIISGLGASLAVAAVAPVLSAEGATASASAASIPLKDPTSAYPKPPFKVQEQPWPALASKMEPRPDHGETSYKGSGRLKGRKALITGGDSGMGRAAAIAYAREGADVAINYLPAEEPDAKEVVALIKAAGQKAVAIPGDLRDEAFCKKLVDDAVRQLGGLDILVSNAARQQSNESIADITTEQFDWTIKTNIYAPFWLMKAALPHLKPGSAIIATTSVQATDPSANLFDYALTKAADTSMVRSLAKQLGPKGIRVNGVAPGPVWTPLQAAKGGSTPEKQRNFGGDTPLGRPGQPAELAGIYVLLADPLATYANGQIYGSAGGGGLP